The genomic stretch AATTGATCAACCCCGTTAGCAGAAATCTCCCTATTTGTCGCCATCATGAGCAGCATTATCGTTCTCAATCTTGCCCGAATCCTCTTTATACTTTCCATTAGGTTCTGCTTGGGGCGAATGATTTTATACATCGTCTGAGTTATGGCACCGATgtttgtggtggtggtggccaCAAATCTTGTGCCTTTGCTTGTCTACCCGCTTGTTCATGGTTGTCATCTGACAACTTTCCGATAGATTCACTCCTTCTGTGGCCACTTGAATCAGATTTCTTCGAGTCCACACTATGTGATCGTCTATGACGTTTATGGTGCTTTGCATGGTTTCTTCTCCCGAAGTCACCATTTTCCTCGTCACTTGAAGAATCTGAAGCACCACACTCAGGCAGGCGATGACGTTTGTGGTGCTTTGCATGATGACTTCTCCTTCTACTAATGCCATCATCCTTCTCACCAGAAGAATCTGAAACGTTAGATTCCAATCTCCTATGGTGCTTGTGTCGCTTTGCATGGCCTCTCCTCTTGATTGCCTCCCGATCATCATCACTTAAACCATCAGCACTAGAATCTGATCTCAAATCAGGATGCCTGTGCCTTCTGTGGTTTGGCTTCTTTCTCTTCCTATCTTCATCAGAGCCACTCTCATATTCATTGTCGCTATCGTCATTTGAAGTATTAGTTTCCGAATGCCTGTGGTGTTTATGGCGCTTTGTATGGCTTCTCCTTTTGATTGCCTCACCATCATCGTCACTTGAAGAACCATCATCATCAGAATCAGATCTTGATTCATGATGCCTATGCCTACGGTGGTTTCGTTTCTTTCTCTTCCAATCTTCATCAGAGCCACACCCATATTCGTCAAGGCTATCATCATTTGAGCTAGAGGATTGTCTCTTCGGCTTTCGCTTGgatttcttctccttcttcttttcattgTCACCACCTGAGTCAGAGTGGGCATGCTTCCTGTGCCTCttgtgggtttttttatttgactttcTTCCCCCATCACTGCTGTCACTATCAGAATCGGACATGGATCTTCTTTTATGCTTTGCAGCCTTCAGCTTCCTCTCTTTAGCTTCGGCATCAGCCTTTGCCTTGGCAGCGGCTTCCAGCTTCTGCTCCCATTTCAAAGGGGcttctttcttctccaaagctctcttctttttctcttcgaCCAATTGGATGAACCTCTTGGCGTCCATTCAGAAATAAAAACCAGCTCAAAACCTGCATGTTGGTATGATGATGACCAGAAGTACATctcaaagaagagaaaaaacaatGTTAGTTCCTCCATCATCAAATCATAGGCTTTATAAAATAACACATGCATGTAACAAATAAAAACACTTTAATATTCTTCTTAATCAATTATACAAATAATATATTCAACTAATATGTAATGTAATACATCAATGGTCGAGTTAAAAGTTATTATGTTCATATCCCTGCTCACAATAGTcctcttttttctaatttcccTAGAGTTTCTGGATTTGTGTTCTTCTTAGTTGGGTGTCTCAATTGTATACCTCCTGTGTACTTAAGTTACGCCCTCTATGCtttctaataagattgaattacttataaaaaatgagtaatgctatacattgCCTCATTATCCAATTAATCTCCCAATGTAACTCAGTCTCATAAACTTTCAAAAAGGTAATGAATGCATTCCTAAAGATTTTAGAAACCAAgaatccaaaaacaagattTTTGTGAATGAATGCTAGAATTCATTCAacatcattttcaatttttccaaaatataacATGCccagaaaaattatttcatgccCACattacaaaatcaacaaaagctAAATACCTCTAGCCTTCTTACATCCACCATCATTAGTATTTCCATCTCTTGCACTCACATACTGAGTATTTCATTTCTAAATTCTTGAAAAATACCAAGTCCTATACAAAGATTCAATCACATAGAACAGTCCAACAATTCTCGAGTGTAACTTCAAATTATTATATCCTTTTAAAATATAGattaaaatgaattgaaaaaaatatgccaCTCCGTGCCCCCCATGATTTACCATAAACTCAAAAGCATAATATACACCGGTTTCTGTCCAAAATGTACTGTGCATATATCCAACGaaaatatcaaacaaaaaagaacaatcctaattaacaaaaaaggaccaaaagcAAACAAATATGGTTCGGCTTTCTTTACCTTATGTGCAGAAGAGCACTACCCAAAACGAAGATCAACTTGGAAGTCCAAAACTAGAAGCCTTATTCCAAACTAAACAACACAAATctgtaaaaggaaaaaaataaagacagtATAGGTCAGGCAACACGACTACAATCATAATCTGAAGTACAACAAAAACTCTAATCATCAAAACCCCAACAAATACAGAAAAATCGATACCCTGTTTGGATGCCGAGaaaacaaataggaaaaaataaaaaagaacccAACAAAGCTCAATCTGAGAAATATAGTAGTTTTTCCAGTCCAGATATTCTGTTTCTTTCAGCCCCCAATAtagaaaagaatatatatatatatatatatatatattcgttcttttcctttttccctttaAGGAACCAAGCATCAAGTGAAACGAGACCTAATACATCTTTatttatatctttctttttgaCGTTGTGTTCCTCCAACAACACATCAGGAGCCCCCCACAACCAAACCGCCAATTTAACAAAGCAAAACCTAGACCTTCAGATCAACAAATTCCGGAGAcactattaattaaaaaaacacacaaattaCAGAGAAAGGCGTGCCTAGAACCGAAATCTCGTACCTGAATCGGAGAATAAGCGAAGACAGAGGAGATCGGAGAGAGGTAGCCGGCTTGCTTTCGGGCTTCAGCTAGGGCTCGATTTTCCCAAATCCTACTCTTCCCTCAAGAAATTTCTTCTATCTCGTGATTTGGTGTATATATAGCCGAACTTCGTACGCCAactcttgtcttttttttttcggtaaAAGGTCGGTGCACGCTGATTGGGCCTGGGAGCCGACTTGGCTGATAATGTTATATGACGTAATCCGCTTttcattgtaaaataaataataacaaataaaaaaataaaaaacgaaaaagaaaaaaagaataggagcattttaattcttttgtgtgggctaaaaataaatcaaacaagCATTTCTTTtctggaaaaataaataaatgaggagTGATTAAAATAAGGTGGGGGAGAACTCACGAAGATGTcgcatatcttttttttaatgataaaattCACTTAACTTTCTAAAATTATCACCATATTTTGGGGTGAAATGACGGTTAcaattagcggttagtggctaaaatcGCTATCTGCAACCGCCTAAGTGGTTAACCGCTTGGTTAGCAGTTAACCACATCCGAATAACCGTTTTTTTActaaccggttttttttttttttttgccggttttggggctcactttaaacaatttttcttttccttttcatggtcattttagcattaaaaattgctatataccaaaatcatTATTGATCACTTTCTACGAATCTAtacaacatataatacaaataaaattacagcAATTTTTGTAGATCattacttcacttgtagtcttatacacaacatacaaataaatatatataataaaactatatatattatatgaaatatacaaataaatatatatatatatatatatatatatatataaaagttagcggtttcaaaaactcaataaccgctaaccgcttaggGGTTTTTAATAACTGctttcaaaagcggttagcaaTTCTAAATTTTTACCCCTAACCACATTGATAATcatcctcaaactatcaattgcgacaattacCCCTCAAAGTATCCTCtattcctctccatttcaaatggaaATGGATATGAGTCATTTAGtgaaaaatgtgtaaaaattgAGACAAAATTACTCTCATCTTTTAAGAGAAAGACAATTATGTCCCGTCATTTTGCCTAAActgttcctctccatttcatttgaggATCCGTCCCCCTCCCccttcaaattaccaaaaattgacaatatgcacccaatgctagcaaaataacaaaattactcttataaaaatttcaataagacaaaaatattctataaatttaaaaaataataataatttttttttaagaaaaattttaattttaaaaaaaattgaaaaactatatatataatttaaacaattgaaaaaaaaaaaaaaaaaaaacaatgggtGGCAAGGGGCAAtagagccacccccaagtgccaggggtggccaagccacccctggagggtggatcggccaccacTGACTCTAATaggggtggttgagccaccccccGTAAACAGCTTGTAGGTAGCTTGGCCACCCCAAAAACTGTTAGGGGGTGactcggccaccccaaaaaacATCTTGCCACCCCGAAAATGgctagggggtggccaagccacccttAGAAACATCTTGGGGGTGACTCGGCCACCCCGGGAAACTGGCtcgggggtggccgatccaccccctaGTGGGTGGTCGGACCATCCCCAGTTACCTAGGGGTGGTCCAGCACcccttatgtttttttttaaaaaaataataatttgctttttctttatttatttttcataaatttagtattttttatctttattttaataagggtaattttgtcattttgctaacaTTATGAGacatattgtcaatttttgatagtttaggagagacattattgtaattgatagtttaagggggaGATTGTCAATGTGGTGGTAGGTTGAGGAGATTAAGCAGACTTTAccattttttaatcaaattgggAATGAGTTATAATGGATCaaaataccccaaaaaaaaaaaaaaaatgtgagctTCTCAACCACAtaccctaaaacaaaaataaacatgcaCGAAGAACAAACCAAACTCGGTCTCCTTTTAAATCCATGATGCTTCGCCGACTTTTACATGAAATCATGCGTCCAAGATTGTTAAGAACTTAAAAATGTATGTTTTAGCTATGGATTTGATTAATGATATAGTTCACTTGgcatattataaaaattatttaaatatatgatTGGTTACGGATTCAATTAGTTTTGTAGTTTGCAAAGACAGTTATTTGTgacgatatttttttttataagatattattttttagtaagagtaatattatattctCCATCCTTATTCCGTTATTATCTTATCTTACTATGCTGATGTGATATTGTCAATCcatcattagatttttttttttattatttcttttaatgatAGCTTACCTAAGGGTGGACCATGTTAACATAGTAAGATAATAACGGATattaatgtagtatatatcattTCAACAATATTTGTTTAAAGATGGTTTCTTCTTATAATGGTTAAActtatttcttttgttggtAACAAGAACCCTACTAATACAACAGGAAAAATTACGGCGGCGAAACAAATGATTACAATACAGCttataatctattaattttga from Corylus avellana chromosome ca1, CavTom2PMs-1.0 encodes the following:
- the LOC132167642 gene encoding uncharacterized protein LOC132167642, with the protein product MDAKRFIQLVEEKKKRALEKKEAPLKWEQKLEAAAKAKADAEAKERKLKAAKHKRRSMSDSDSDSSDGGRKSNKKTHKRHRKHAHSDSGGDNEKKKEKKSKRKPKRQSSSSNDDSLDEYGCGSDEDWKRKKRNHRRHRHHESRSDSDDDGSSSDDDGEAIKRRSHTKRHKHHRHSETNTSNDDSDNEYESGSDEDRKRKKPNHRRHRHPDLRSDSSADGLSDDDREAIKRRGHAKRHKHHRRLESNVSDSSGEKDDGISRRRSHHAKHHKRHRLPECGASDSSSDEENGDFGRRNHAKHHKRHRRSHSVDSKKSDSSGHRRSESIGKLSDDNHEQAGRQAKAQDLWPPPPQTSVP